In a single window of the Branchiostoma floridae strain S238N-H82 chromosome 2, Bfl_VNyyK, whole genome shotgun sequence genome:
- the LOC118407869 gene encoding LOW QUALITY PROTEIN: EARP and GARP complex-interacting protein 1-like (The sequence of the model RefSeq protein was modified relative to this genomic sequence to represent the inferred CDS: deleted 1 base in 1 codon; substituted 1 base at 1 genomic stop codon): MEDDAPVIYGLEFQARALTPQVAETDAIRFLVGTQSLKFENQIHQIDFDDENNILNKNVFLHQPGEVWHVSASPADKAVLTTVYNNTSEQKAEMCGAVWRIPSEFDASANDAQDDTSASAQALELLCHLDDGNHSNMVSTVWEPAGDGKKLISLTENNILMWDLDVSSSQAKVCVLHNTVIICGVVVLCFRXSSTYTCTSCISPNLSSGFIVTVVLQVYCIDNAHGQLVRELDFNPNKQYYLVSCGDDCNVKFWDVRNSTEPVLTLSEHSHWVWSVRYNHFHDQLVLTSSSDSRVILHNMVSISSEPFGHLIDEDDDSEEDEENKKEKPKEPEKDGVIGTYEEHEDSVYAAEWSTADPWLFASLSYDGRLVINRVPKAVKYKILL, encoded by the exons ATGGAGGACGACGCTCCTGTGATCTACGGGCTGGAGTTCCAG GCTCGTGCCCTTACACCTCAGGTGGCAGAAACAGACGCCATCCGCTTCCTGGTTGGCACTCAGTCCCTCAAGTTTGAAAACCAG ATCCACCAGATAGACTTTGACGATGAGAACAATATCCTGAACAAGAATGTGTTCCTGCACCAGCCAGGGGAAGTTTGGCATGTCAGCGCCAGCCCAGCAGACAAGGCAGTGCTCACAACTGTGTACAATAACA CCTCGGAACAGAAAGCTGAGATGTGCGGTGCAGTATGGAGAATTCCCTCAGAGTTTGACGCTTCAGCCAATGATGCCCAGGATGACACGTCTGCCTCCGCACAGGCACTGGAGCTGCTATGTCACCTTGATGATGGTAACCATAGTAACATGGTTAG CACCGTGTGGGAGCCTGCTGGTGATGGTAAGAAGCTGATCTCCCTCACAGAGAACAATATCCTCATGTGGGACCTGGATGTCAGCAGCTCTCAGGCTAAGGTATGTGTGCTTCACAAT ACAGTTATCATCTgtggtgttgttgttttatgttttcgCTAAAGCAgtacgtatacatgtacgtctTGTATATCTCCAAACTTAAGCAGCGGTTTTATTGTGACGGTTGTACT acaagtGTACTGCATTGATAATGCCCATGGTCAGCTGGTCAGAGAGCTGGACTTCAACCCCAACAAACAGTACTACCTGGTCAGCTGTGGAGACGACTGTAACGTCAAATTCTGGGATGTCAGAAATTCTACCGAACCCGTTTTGACTCTGTCTGAACATTCTCACTG GGTGTGGAGTGTCCGGTACAACCACTTCCACGACCAGCTGGTACTGACGTCAAGTAGTGATAGTAGGGTCATCCTTCACAACATGGTGTCCATCTCTTCCGAACCCTTCGGCCACCTCATCGATGAAGATGATGACAGTGAGGAGGATGAAgagaacaagaaagaaaa ACCAAAAGAGCCAGAGAAAGATGGTGTGATTGGTACGTACGAGGAGCATGAAGACAGTGTGTACGCTGCAGAGTGGTCCACAGCAGACCCATGGCTATTTGCTTCCCTTAGTTATGATGGTCGCCTGGTTATCAACAGAGTTCCAAAAGCTGTGAAATATAAAATCCTCTTATAA
- the LOC118407861 gene encoding UPF0686 protein C11orf1 homolog, whose translation MNLMSERDAPFCSMVRASGQGEVWTHTHDELKFTQFGWRSTTNEEGYRSKTLVGNWNEHRFDVDHQRVARRLPSQYEHYFDTTYGSTLSTKPAEVPESLKHLAEREPIAFPGSQPELDPPLLKNEYNSFQTTSRAAYVDPRVRKEPVVPPENATQGVGNSPSKKA comes from the coding sequence ATGAATCTGATGTCTGAACGTGATGCCCCCTTCTGCTCCATGGTGAGGGCGTCAGGACAGGGAGAGGtctggacacacacacacgatgaGCTCAAGTTCACCCAGTTCGGCTGGAGGTCCACAACAAATGAGGAAGGCTACAGGAGCAAAACACTGGTGGGCAACTGGAACGAGCACCGTTTTGATGTTGACCATCAGCGAGTGGCAAGACGACTTCCTTCACAATACGAACACTACTTTGATACCACCTATGGCAGCACGCTGAGCACCAAGCCTGCAGAGGTGCCGGAGTCCTTAAAACACCTCGCCGAAAGAGAGCCCATCGCCTTTCCTGGCAGTCAACCTGAACTGGACCCCCCGCTGCTTAAGAACGAGTACAATTCCTTCCAGACAACATCCAGGGCAGCGTATGTTGACCCCAGGGTCAGAAAGGAGCCCGTAGTGCCGCCAGAAAATGCTACTCAGGGAGTTGGCAATAGTCCAAGCAAGAAGGCATAG